The Phoenix dactylifera cultivar Barhee BC4 unplaced genomic scaffold, palm_55x_up_171113_PBpolish2nd_filt_p 000241F, whole genome shotgun sequence genome has a window encoding:
- the LOC103696594 gene encoding uncharacterized protein LOC103696594 isoform X1: protein MVPLSSLSCSSFEESRTPIKIIGHPLGFSILSSLRLHCIPGSSLIAGRRSPVAGRRSLVQTRRRRASSRRPTAVRSSFPTVSRTRVSWSMSAEKPPMELGKGAVNLDKAGFLDVRATSYEQLEQLRRRPYALTGEVNFIQEEDTRLETTRARLANVLRRHEELKERLSRDSDKMIFERLQKEFEAARAAQTEEISLDGEQWNEGLLATIRERVHMEADRKAMSSQTSIPPDTHFHAKTTYRIKNKQVICCLEGARIGIQYETSFAGEPCEIYHCVLESKSFLEKMTVIEHTVPFFLPIREAENDLLSSSAIKFIDHVGELLQSYVDRREQVRLIKELYGNQIGELFHSLAYNWIEFVLEDFDCKVTVSLRYADLVSVLPSRIRVLAWPVHPLKKILVGDRKGSGAALAQSIPSRLSYAEDALRTMSLPEAYAEIVLNMPRVLQQMFPQLGGA from the exons ATGGTGCCGCTGAGTTCGCTGAGCTGTTCTTCCTTCGAAGAGTCCCGAACCCCAATCAAAATCATCGGTCATCCGCTAGGTTTCTCGATTCTCTCGTCTCTCCGCCTCCACTGCATCCCAGGCTCGTCCCTCATCGCCGGTCGCCGGTCGCCGGTCGCCGGTCGCCGGTCGCTGGTCCAAACAAGGCGCAGGCGAGCCTCCTCTCGTCGGCCGACTGCGGTTCGATCGAG CTTCCCCACTGTGAGCCGGACTAGGGTTTCTTGGTCAATGTCGGCCGAGAAGCCTCCCATGGAACTCGGCAAGGGCGCCGTCAATCTCGACAAGGCCGGCTTCCTAGACGTCAGAGCTACTTCTTACGAG CAGCTAGAGCAACTGAGGAGGCGCCCATATGCGCTAACTGGAGAAGTG AATTTCATTCAGGAAGAGGATACTCGATTGGAAACCACACGTGCAAGAT TAGCAAATGTTCTTAGAAGGCATGAGGAGTTAAAGGAGCGTCTCTCAAG GGACTCTGATAAGATGATTTTTGAGCGTTTGCAAAAAGAATTTGAAGCTGCACGAGCTGCTCAAACTGAAG AGATATCTTTGGATGGTGAGCAATGGAATGAAGGATTACTAGCGACAATCCGTGAGAGG GTTCACATGGAAGCTGATAGAAAGGCAATGTCAAGCCAAACAAGCATTCCTCCTGATACCCACTTTCATGCAAAAACTACTTACAGAATAAAAAATAAG CAGGTAATCTGTTGTCTGGAGGGTGCAAGGATTGGCATACAGTATGAGACATCTTTTGCTG GAGAACCTTGTGAGATTTATCATTGCGTTCTTGAAAGCAAATCATTTCTTGAAAAAATGACTGTAATCGAACATAcagttcctttctttcttccaattCGTGAAGCAGAAAATGACCTTCTCTCTTCTAGTGCAATT AAATTTATCGACCATGTTGGAGAACTTTTGCAATCTTATGTGGACAGGAGAGAGCAG GTACGCCTTATCAAGGAACTGTATGGAAACCAAATTGGGGAGCTATTCCATAGTCTTGCTTACAATTGGATCGAATTTGTATTGGAAGACTTTGATTG CAAGGTGACTGTCAGTCTAAGATATGCAGATCTTGTTTCAGTATTGCCAAGTCGAATAAGGGTTCTGGCATGGCCTGTCCAtcccttaaaaaaaattcttgtgGGAGATAGAAAAGGCAGTGGGGCAGCATTAGCTCAATCTATTCCATCTCGTCTTTCATATGCCGAGGATGCATTAAGAACTATGAGCCTGCCAGAAG CATATGCTGAGATTGTGTTGAACATGCCTCGAGTTCTGCAACAAATGTTCCCGCAGCTGGGAGGTGCATAG
- the LOC103696594 gene encoding uncharacterized protein LOC103696594 isoform X2, protein MVPLSSLSCSSFEESRTPIKIIGHPLGFSILSSLRLHCIPGSSLIAGRRSPVAGRRSLVQTRRRRASSRRPTAVRSSFPTVSRTRVSWSMSAEKPPMELGKGAVNLDKAGFLDVRATSYEQLEQLRRRPYALTGEVNFIQEEDTRLETTRARLANVLRRHEELKERLSRDSDKMIFERLQKEFEAARAAQTEEISLDGEQWNEGLLATIRERVHMEADRKAMSSQTSIPPDTHFHAKTTYRIKNKVICCLEGARIGIQYETSFAGEPCEIYHCVLESKSFLEKMTVIEHTVPFFLPIREAENDLLSSSAIKFIDHVGELLQSYVDRREQVRLIKELYGNQIGELFHSLAYNWIEFVLEDFDCKVTVSLRYADLVSVLPSRIRVLAWPVHPLKKILVGDRKGSGAALAQSIPSRLSYAEDALRTMSLPEAYAEIVLNMPRVLQQMFPQLGGA, encoded by the exons ATGGTGCCGCTGAGTTCGCTGAGCTGTTCTTCCTTCGAAGAGTCCCGAACCCCAATCAAAATCATCGGTCATCCGCTAGGTTTCTCGATTCTCTCGTCTCTCCGCCTCCACTGCATCCCAGGCTCGTCCCTCATCGCCGGTCGCCGGTCGCCGGTCGCCGGTCGCCGGTCGCTGGTCCAAACAAGGCGCAGGCGAGCCTCCTCTCGTCGGCCGACTGCGGTTCGATCGAG CTTCCCCACTGTGAGCCGGACTAGGGTTTCTTGGTCAATGTCGGCCGAGAAGCCTCCCATGGAACTCGGCAAGGGCGCCGTCAATCTCGACAAGGCCGGCTTCCTAGACGTCAGAGCTACTTCTTACGAG CAGCTAGAGCAACTGAGGAGGCGCCCATATGCGCTAACTGGAGAAGTG AATTTCATTCAGGAAGAGGATACTCGATTGGAAACCACACGTGCAAGAT TAGCAAATGTTCTTAGAAGGCATGAGGAGTTAAAGGAGCGTCTCTCAAG GGACTCTGATAAGATGATTTTTGAGCGTTTGCAAAAAGAATTTGAAGCTGCACGAGCTGCTCAAACTGAAG AGATATCTTTGGATGGTGAGCAATGGAATGAAGGATTACTAGCGACAATCCGTGAGAGG GTTCACATGGAAGCTGATAGAAAGGCAATGTCAAGCCAAACAAGCATTCCTCCTGATACCCACTTTCATGCAAAAACTACTTACAGAATAAAAAATAAG GTAATCTGTTGTCTGGAGGGTGCAAGGATTGGCATACAGTATGAGACATCTTTTGCTG GAGAACCTTGTGAGATTTATCATTGCGTTCTTGAAAGCAAATCATTTCTTGAAAAAATGACTGTAATCGAACATAcagttcctttctttcttccaattCGTGAAGCAGAAAATGACCTTCTCTCTTCTAGTGCAATT AAATTTATCGACCATGTTGGAGAACTTTTGCAATCTTATGTGGACAGGAGAGAGCAG GTACGCCTTATCAAGGAACTGTATGGAAACCAAATTGGGGAGCTATTCCATAGTCTTGCTTACAATTGGATCGAATTTGTATTGGAAGACTTTGATTG CAAGGTGACTGTCAGTCTAAGATATGCAGATCTTGTTTCAGTATTGCCAAGTCGAATAAGGGTTCTGGCATGGCCTGTCCAtcccttaaaaaaaattcttgtgGGAGATAGAAAAGGCAGTGGGGCAGCATTAGCTCAATCTATTCCATCTCGTCTTTCATATGCCGAGGATGCATTAAGAACTATGAGCCTGCCAGAAG CATATGCTGAGATTGTGTTGAACATGCCTCGAGTTCTGCAACAAATGTTCCCGCAGCTGGGAGGTGCATAG
- the LOC103696594 gene encoding uncharacterized protein LOC103696594 isoform X3: MVPLSSLSCSSFEESRTPIKIIGHPLGFSILSSLRLHCIPGSSLIAGRRSPVAGRRSLVQTRRRRASSRRPTAVRSSFPTVSRTRVSWSMSAEKPPMELGKGAVNLDKAGFLDVRATSYELEQLRRRPYALTGEVNFIQEEDTRLETTRARLANVLRRHEELKERLSRDSDKMIFERLQKEFEAARAAQTEEISLDGEQWNEGLLATIRERVHMEADRKAMSSQTSIPPDTHFHAKTTYRIKNKQVICCLEGARIGIQYETSFAGEPCEIYHCVLESKSFLEKMTVIEHTVPFFLPIREAENDLLSSSAIKFIDHVGELLQSYVDRREQVRLIKELYGNQIGELFHSLAYNWIEFVLEDFDCKVTVSLRYADLVSVLPSRIRVLAWPVHPLKKILVGDRKGSGAALAQSIPSRLSYAEDALRTMSLPEAYAEIVLNMPRVLQQMFPQLGGA; the protein is encoded by the exons ATGGTGCCGCTGAGTTCGCTGAGCTGTTCTTCCTTCGAAGAGTCCCGAACCCCAATCAAAATCATCGGTCATCCGCTAGGTTTCTCGATTCTCTCGTCTCTCCGCCTCCACTGCATCCCAGGCTCGTCCCTCATCGCCGGTCGCCGGTCGCCGGTCGCCGGTCGCCGGTCGCTGGTCCAAACAAGGCGCAGGCGAGCCTCCTCTCGTCGGCCGACTGCGGTTCGATCGAG CTTCCCCACTGTGAGCCGGACTAGGGTTTCTTGGTCAATGTCGGCCGAGAAGCCTCCCATGGAACTCGGCAAGGGCGCCGTCAATCTCGACAAGGCCGGCTTCCTAGACGTCAGAGCTACTTCTTACGAG CTAGAGCAACTGAGGAGGCGCCCATATGCGCTAACTGGAGAAGTG AATTTCATTCAGGAAGAGGATACTCGATTGGAAACCACACGTGCAAGAT TAGCAAATGTTCTTAGAAGGCATGAGGAGTTAAAGGAGCGTCTCTCAAG GGACTCTGATAAGATGATTTTTGAGCGTTTGCAAAAAGAATTTGAAGCTGCACGAGCTGCTCAAACTGAAG AGATATCTTTGGATGGTGAGCAATGGAATGAAGGATTACTAGCGACAATCCGTGAGAGG GTTCACATGGAAGCTGATAGAAAGGCAATGTCAAGCCAAACAAGCATTCCTCCTGATACCCACTTTCATGCAAAAACTACTTACAGAATAAAAAATAAG CAGGTAATCTGTTGTCTGGAGGGTGCAAGGATTGGCATACAGTATGAGACATCTTTTGCTG GAGAACCTTGTGAGATTTATCATTGCGTTCTTGAAAGCAAATCATTTCTTGAAAAAATGACTGTAATCGAACATAcagttcctttctttcttccaattCGTGAAGCAGAAAATGACCTTCTCTCTTCTAGTGCAATT AAATTTATCGACCATGTTGGAGAACTTTTGCAATCTTATGTGGACAGGAGAGAGCAG GTACGCCTTATCAAGGAACTGTATGGAAACCAAATTGGGGAGCTATTCCATAGTCTTGCTTACAATTGGATCGAATTTGTATTGGAAGACTTTGATTG CAAGGTGACTGTCAGTCTAAGATATGCAGATCTTGTTTCAGTATTGCCAAGTCGAATAAGGGTTCTGGCATGGCCTGTCCAtcccttaaaaaaaattcttgtgGGAGATAGAAAAGGCAGTGGGGCAGCATTAGCTCAATCTATTCCATCTCGTCTTTCATATGCCGAGGATGCATTAAGAACTATGAGCCTGCCAGAAG CATATGCTGAGATTGTGTTGAACATGCCTCGAGTTCTGCAACAAATGTTCCCGCAGCTGGGAGGTGCATAG
- the LOC103696594 gene encoding uncharacterized protein LOC103696594 isoform X4 — translation MSAEKPPMELGKGAVNLDKAGFLDVRATSYEQLEQLRRRPYALTGEVNFIQEEDTRLETTRARLANVLRRHEELKERLSRDSDKMIFERLQKEFEAARAAQTEEISLDGEQWNEGLLATIRERVHMEADRKAMSSQTSIPPDTHFHAKTTYRIKNKQVICCLEGARIGIQYETSFAGEPCEIYHCVLESKSFLEKMTVIEHTVPFFLPIREAENDLLSSSAIKFIDHVGELLQSYVDRREQVRLIKELYGNQIGELFHSLAYNWIEFVLEDFDCKVTVSLRYADLVSVLPSRIRVLAWPVHPLKKILVGDRKGSGAALAQSIPSRLSYAEDALRTMSLPEAYAEIVLNMPRVLQQMFPQLGGA, via the exons ATGTCGGCCGAGAAGCCTCCCATGGAACTCGGCAAGGGCGCCGTCAATCTCGACAAGGCCGGCTTCCTAGACGTCAGAGCTACTTCTTACGAG CAGCTAGAGCAACTGAGGAGGCGCCCATATGCGCTAACTGGAGAAGTG AATTTCATTCAGGAAGAGGATACTCGATTGGAAACCACACGTGCAAGAT TAGCAAATGTTCTTAGAAGGCATGAGGAGTTAAAGGAGCGTCTCTCAAG GGACTCTGATAAGATGATTTTTGAGCGTTTGCAAAAAGAATTTGAAGCTGCACGAGCTGCTCAAACTGAAG AGATATCTTTGGATGGTGAGCAATGGAATGAAGGATTACTAGCGACAATCCGTGAGAGG GTTCACATGGAAGCTGATAGAAAGGCAATGTCAAGCCAAACAAGCATTCCTCCTGATACCCACTTTCATGCAAAAACTACTTACAGAATAAAAAATAAG CAGGTAATCTGTTGTCTGGAGGGTGCAAGGATTGGCATACAGTATGAGACATCTTTTGCTG GAGAACCTTGTGAGATTTATCATTGCGTTCTTGAAAGCAAATCATTTCTTGAAAAAATGACTGTAATCGAACATAcagttcctttctttcttccaattCGTGAAGCAGAAAATGACCTTCTCTCTTCTAGTGCAATT AAATTTATCGACCATGTTGGAGAACTTTTGCAATCTTATGTGGACAGGAGAGAGCAG GTACGCCTTATCAAGGAACTGTATGGAAACCAAATTGGGGAGCTATTCCATAGTCTTGCTTACAATTGGATCGAATTTGTATTGGAAGACTTTGATTG CAAGGTGACTGTCAGTCTAAGATATGCAGATCTTGTTTCAGTATTGCCAAGTCGAATAAGGGTTCTGGCATGGCCTGTCCAtcccttaaaaaaaattcttgtgGGAGATAGAAAAGGCAGTGGGGCAGCATTAGCTCAATCTATTCCATCTCGTCTTTCATATGCCGAGGATGCATTAAGAACTATGAGCCTGCCAGAAG CATATGCTGAGATTGTGTTGAACATGCCTCGAGTTCTGCAACAAATGTTCCCGCAGCTGGGAGGTGCATAG